A single genomic interval of Haloterrigena salifodinae harbors:
- a CDS encoding radical SAM protein, which yields MISKGCEQCAKGGKMVLFVYGYCDQRDCFYCPLGENRKNVTDVYANERLVESDEDVITEANRMDALGTSITGGEPQEALDRTCHYLELLKDEFGEDHHTHLYTGITGGRENMRRLSEAGLDEIRFHPPYEQWGDLHGTEWEEILHIAREEGLTPAFEIPGIRAEEEFLEFLDEGAAEFCNVNEFEMSDGNYRRMQEQGFELKEDHMSAVEGSREEILEVMGDHEKVYFCTSVFKDAAQHRRRLKRMARNIRREFDDITDDGTLVYGKTRADPEEFEALGVPEEFYTVKTSHVEVAWWLLEEMIEEGDLKDGEIVEQYPTYDGQVVERTPLA from the coding sequence ATGATCTCGAAGGGCTGTGAGCAGTGCGCGAAAGGCGGCAAGATGGTGCTGTTCGTCTACGGTTACTGCGACCAGCGCGACTGCTTCTACTGCCCGCTCGGCGAGAACCGCAAGAACGTCACCGACGTCTACGCCAACGAGCGACTCGTCGAGTCCGACGAGGACGTCATCACGGAGGCAAATCGGATGGACGCGCTGGGAACGTCGATTACCGGCGGCGAACCCCAAGAGGCCCTCGATCGGACCTGCCACTACCTCGAACTCCTGAAAGACGAGTTCGGCGAGGACCACCACACCCATCTCTATACGGGTATCACGGGCGGTCGCGAGAACATGCGGCGGCTCTCCGAGGCCGGCCTCGACGAGATTCGCTTCCATCCGCCGTACGAACAGTGGGGCGACCTTCACGGCACCGAGTGGGAAGAGATCCTCCACATCGCCCGCGAGGAGGGGCTGACCCCTGCGTTCGAGATTCCAGGCATCCGCGCCGAAGAGGAATTCCTCGAGTTTTTGGACGAGGGCGCAGCGGAGTTCTGTAACGTCAACGAGTTCGAGATGAGCGACGGGAACTACCGCCGGATGCAAGAGCAGGGATTCGAACTCAAAGAAGATCACATGAGCGCCGTCGAGGGCTCTCGCGAGGAGATCCTCGAGGTAATGGGCGATCACGAGAAGGTCTACTTCTGTACGTCCGTGTTCAAGGACGCGGCCCAGCACCGCCGCCGTCTCAAGCGCATGGCACGGAACATCCGCCGCGAGTTCGACGACATCACTGACGACGGTACGCTCGTCTACGGCAAGACCCGCGCCGACCCTGAGGAGTTCGAGGCTCTCGGCGTCCCCGAAGAGTTCTACACCGTCAAGACGAGCCACGTCGAGGTCGCCTGGTGGCTCTTAGAGGAGATGATCGAAGAGGGTGACCTCAAGGACGGTGAAATCGTCGAACAGTATCCGACCTACGACGGGCAGGTCGTCGAGCGGACGCCGTTAGCCTAA
- a CDS encoding polyprenyl synthetase family protein, with product MELLERRRALIEDRLVEVVDGLEPDALRAEVEHTALAGGKRVRPMVTVLACETVGGTAEDAVDFGVGIELVHAASLVVDDIIDRSELRRGTTSAWAEFGYGPAIVSSDGLLGEAFALFSSDPDATRVVAEAMVELGIGEATELSAEPETEAEYMTLARRKTGALFRAAAELGAIAAGSDAVTVEALGEYAERVGVAFQIRDDVLDAVADPDELGKPTGHDAALERPSVVQVTDLTPDEANARARAESDRAIEALDRVEVADPTARNYLVELAEFVVEREQ from the coding sequence ATGGAATTGCTGGAGCGCCGTCGGGCGCTGATCGAGGATCGGCTCGTCGAGGTAGTCGACGGCCTCGAGCCGGACGCGCTCAGAGCGGAAGTCGAACACACGGCCCTCGCCGGAGGCAAGCGCGTCCGGCCGATGGTGACGGTGCTGGCCTGCGAGACGGTGGGCGGAACGGCTGAGGACGCCGTTGACTTTGGCGTCGGAATCGAACTCGTCCACGCGGCGTCGCTGGTCGTCGACGACATCATCGATCGATCGGAGCTGCGCCGGGGCACGACCAGCGCCTGGGCCGAATTCGGCTACGGTCCGGCGATCGTCTCGAGCGACGGCTTGCTCGGCGAAGCGTTCGCCCTCTTTTCGTCGGATCCCGACGCCACGCGCGTCGTCGCCGAGGCCATGGTCGAACTCGGCATCGGCGAGGCGACGGAGCTGTCGGCCGAACCCGAAACCGAGGCCGAGTACATGACCCTCGCGCGCCGGAAGACCGGCGCGCTGTTTCGCGCCGCCGCGGAGCTCGGGGCGATCGCCGCCGGTTCGGACGCGGTCACCGTCGAGGCGCTCGGCGAGTACGCCGAACGGGTCGGGGTCGCCTTCCAGATCCGCGACGACGTCCTCGACGCGGTCGCCGATCCCGACGAACTCGGCAAACCGACCGGCCACGACGCCGCTCTGGAGCGCCCCTCGGTCGTACAGGTGACCGACCTCACGCCCGACGAGGCCAACGCCCGCGCTCGAGCCGAGTCGGATCGCGCGATCGAGGCCCTCGATCGGGTCGAGGTCGCCGACCCGACGGCCCGGAACTACCTCGTCGAACTGGCGGAGTTCGTCGTCGAACGCGAACAGTGA
- a CDS encoding methyl-accepting chemotaxis protein, whose product MASLSSLVPSFIRRRYLVKFVVSILAVVLVIGAVGAVSYADIDNTVRSDSNEQLESTAEMQSDTISNWVETMRVQTRTASDSQILQDGDPQEVQGQLVEEQARMDVDVRAIHYVDTENNEIVTSTNADYRGESFANLSEPWAADGFEENLGVEESVWHSQEAYQSPTLDDQVMAFASPVTEREDRAVVIIGTLEYQVEQLHQENTSASTAILDSDGSAVFQADSASIDDEAVDDEAMAAALGGRLTRIQDDDVVRAYVPVGNTQWVAVTTIPNEQAYGVVSDVETNVLAMVLTSLVALGVVGVVLGRQTVGPLARLRDRTTEMEQGNLNVDLETDRVDEIGRLYDGFDSMRNSLRDQIEAAETAREEAEAARAETESINRHLEAKAEEFSAVMDDCADGDLTRRLDPESESQAMTDIAEAFNEMIADLEETTADVKAFANEVAAASEQVTASSEEVRSASQQVSESVQEISDGADRQNENLHSVNQEMSGLSTTTEEIAASSNNVADFAEQTAETGRLGREAAQEAIDGMHEIEAESTEAVEAIRELEAEMAQVDELVEFITEVARETNMLALNANIEASRGGDGEGSGFGAVATQVKELAADTKSTAEDIEQRLERIDEQTTETATEVQQTADRIAEHVDSVENAAEALDEIADYADRTNEGVQEISAATEEQAASTQEVVAMVSSATEISETTAAEAQRVAAAAEEQTSALSEVTESASSLTDQAAYLSETLDHFETDEVADVSVDDYDTDDETLSFDKVDVDGDDDGVGGVETDTSEGPDGSSGGFEPEANGGITDASGTDGDAEPTPDTDADDDEGDTVPSDGENGFTFSQFDDE is encoded by the coding sequence ATGGCGTCGCTTTCCTCTCTGGTGCCGTCGTTCATCAGGCGGCGGTACCTCGTGAAGTTCGTGGTGTCGATTCTGGCGGTCGTGCTCGTCATCGGGGCCGTCGGCGCGGTCAGCTACGCCGATATCGACAACACGGTTCGGTCGGACTCGAACGAGCAACTCGAATCGACCGCCGAGATGCAGTCCGATACGATCAGCAACTGGGTCGAGACGATGCGGGTTCAGACGCGGACCGCCTCCGATTCGCAGATCCTCCAGGATGGCGATCCGCAGGAAGTCCAGGGCCAGCTCGTCGAAGAGCAAGCTCGAATGGACGTCGACGTACGAGCGATTCACTACGTCGACACCGAGAACAACGAGATCGTAACGAGTACGAACGCCGACTACCGCGGCGAGTCGTTCGCAAACCTTTCGGAACCGTGGGCTGCCGACGGCTTCGAGGAGAACCTCGGGGTCGAGGAGTCCGTCTGGCACTCCCAGGAAGCGTACCAATCGCCGACCCTCGACGACCAAGTGATGGCCTTCGCCAGCCCGGTGACGGAACGCGAAGATCGAGCCGTCGTCATCATCGGCACGCTCGAGTATCAGGTCGAGCAACTCCACCAAGAGAACACGTCGGCGTCGACGGCCATTCTCGATAGCGACGGATCGGCGGTCTTTCAGGCCGATTCCGCGTCGATCGACGACGAAGCGGTCGACGACGAGGCGATGGCTGCCGCTCTGGGCGGCCGACTAACGCGCATTCAGGACGACGACGTGGTACGGGCGTACGTTCCCGTCGGGAACACGCAATGGGTCGCCGTCACGACTATTCCGAACGAGCAGGCGTACGGCGTCGTCTCCGACGTCGAAACGAACGTCCTCGCGATGGTGTTGACGAGCCTGGTCGCGCTCGGCGTCGTCGGCGTCGTTCTCGGCCGGCAGACCGTCGGCCCGCTAGCCAGATTGCGCGATCGGACGACCGAGATGGAACAGGGCAACCTCAACGTCGATCTCGAGACGGACCGCGTCGACGAGATCGGACGGCTGTACGACGGCTTCGACAGCATGCGAAACTCGCTGCGCGACCAGATCGAAGCCGCCGAGACCGCACGCGAGGAGGCCGAAGCGGCTCGGGCCGAGACCGAGTCCATAAACCGCCATCTCGAGGCGAAAGCCGAGGAGTTCAGCGCCGTGATGGACGACTGTGCAGACGGCGACCTGACCCGCCGGCTCGATCCCGAAAGCGAGAGCCAGGCGATGACCGACATCGCCGAGGCGTTCAACGAGATGATCGCGGACCTCGAGGAGACGACCGCCGACGTCAAAGCCTTCGCCAACGAGGTGGCGGCGGCCAGCGAACAGGTGACCGCATCCAGCGAAGAGGTCCGTTCGGCCTCCCAGCAGGTCTCCGAGTCGGTACAGGAGATCTCCGACGGCGCCGACCGACAGAACGAGAACCTCCACTCGGTCAACCAGGAGATGAGCGGCCTCTCCACGACGACCGAAGAGATCGCCGCCTCCTCGAACAACGTCGCTGACTTCGCCGAGCAGACGGCCGAAACCGGCCGCCTCGGCCGCGAGGCGGCCCAGGAGGCGATCGACGGGATGCATGAGATCGAAGCGGAGTCGACCGAGGCCGTCGAGGCCATCCGAGAACTCGAAGCGGAGATGGCGCAGGTCGACGAACTGGTTGAGTTCATCACCGAGGTCGCCCGCGAGACGAACATGCTCGCGTTGAACGCGAACATCGAGGCCTCACGAGGCGGCGACGGCGAGGGCTCCGGTTTCGGCGCCGTCGCGACGCAGGTCAAAGAGCTCGCTGCGGACACGAAATCGACCGCCGAGGACATCGAGCAGCGACTCGAGCGGATCGACGAACAGACGACCGAGACCGCGACGGAGGTCCAACAGACCGCCGACCGGATCGCCGAACACGTCGACTCCGTCGAGAACGCCGCCGAAGCGCTCGACGAAATCGCCGACTACGCCGACCGGACCAACGAGGGCGTCCAGGAGATTTCCGCGGCGACTGAAGAGCAGGCGGCCTCGACCCAAGAGGTCGTCGCCATGGTCTCGTCGGCGACCGAGATCTCCGAAACGACGGCCGCCGAGGCCCAGCGCGTCGCCGCGGCCGCGGAGGAGCAGACCTCCGCCCTCTCGGAAGTCACCGAGAGCGCGAGTTCGCTCACCGATCAGGCGGCGTACCTGAGCGAGACGCTCGATCACTTCGAGACCGACGAGGTGGCGGACGTCTCCGTCGACGACTACGACACCGACGACGAGACGCTCTCGTTCGACAAGGTAGATGTCGACGGCGACGACGATGGTGTCGGCGGTGTCGAGACCGACACGAGCGAGGGTCCCGACGGAAGTTCCGGCGGGTTCGAGCCCGAAGCGAACGGCGGGATCACGGACGCGAGCGGTACCGATGGAGACGCCGAACCGACGCCGGACACCGACGCCGATGACGATGAGGGCGATACCGTCCCGTCGGACGGCGAGAACGGGTTCACGTTCAGCCAGTTCGACGACGAGTGA
- a CDS encoding DUF373 family protein codes for MLLVLCVDLDDDLGRKTGFSTPVIGRDPVEEAAVALATEDPEDSDVNVIFQGLHVYDDLADRDESVEVAVVTGNDEGDVKANREVGDEVDTVLASLSTAEDVTALVVTDGAQDESVIPIIRSRVPIDGVRRVVVRQAQNLESMYYTIKQVLNDPETRGTVLIPLGILLLIYPLALVGTVLDMPGFVLGTTSALLGLYLISRGLGLGDRLDAAVERARRSLYAGRTTLLAYVVAAALFALGGVSGRNELEAVREASPSKVGVPVMLAALVYGSIQWIAAAGVTTSLGQITDEYIAGTLEWRYLNAPFYVLSIAVVLYAVSAFFLDEVGISFLATALTVGTLLGIASTLAFAVIESKYSDGTDREADDGTRQTDRA; via the coding sequence ATGCTGCTTGTCCTCTGTGTCGACCTCGACGACGATCTGGGTCGCAAGACCGGCTTTTCGACGCCGGTGATCGGCCGCGACCCCGTCGAGGAAGCAGCCGTTGCGCTGGCGACCGAAGACCCGGAGGACTCCGACGTCAACGTGATCTTCCAGGGGTTGCACGTCTACGACGACCTCGCCGATCGCGACGAGAGCGTTGAGGTCGCCGTCGTCACCGGTAACGACGAGGGCGACGTGAAGGCGAACCGCGAGGTCGGCGACGAGGTCGACACCGTCCTCGCGAGTCTCTCGACTGCGGAGGACGTCACCGCGCTCGTGGTCACCGACGGCGCCCAAGACGAATCCGTCATTCCGATCATCCGATCGCGGGTCCCGATCGACGGCGTCCGCCGCGTCGTCGTTCGGCAGGCCCAGAACCTGGAGTCGATGTACTACACGATCAAGCAGGTGCTGAACGATCCAGAGACGCGAGGGACGGTGTTGATCCCGCTGGGTATCCTCCTGTTGATCTACCCGCTCGCCCTGGTCGGGACCGTCCTCGACATGCCCGGGTTCGTGCTGGGAACGACCTCGGCGCTGCTGGGACTGTACCTCATCTCCAGAGGACTCGGGCTGGGCGACCGCCTCGACGCCGCCGTCGAGCGCGCCCGCCGGTCGCTGTACGCCGGCCGGACGACCCTGCTCGCCTACGTCGTCGCCGCCGCCCTGTTCGCCCTCGGCGGCGTCAGCGGCCGGAACGAACTCGAGGCTGTCCGAGAAGCATCGCCCAGCAAAGTCGGCGTGCCCGTGATGCTCGCCGCGCTCGTCTATGGGTCGATCCAGTGGATCGCCGCCGCGGGGGTGACCACCAGCCTCGGCCAGATCACCGACGAGTACATCGCCGGCACCCTCGAGTGGCGCTACCTCAACGCGCCGTTCTACGTGCTCTCGATCGCCGTCGTCCTCTACGCGGTGAGCGCGTTCTTCCTCGACGAGGTCGGGATCAGCTTCCTCGCGACGGCGCTGACCGTCGGCACGCTGCTGGGGATCGCGAGCACCCTCGCCTTCGCCGTCATCGAGTCCAAGTATTCAGACGGTACCGACCGAGAGGCCGACGACGGGACGCGACAGACCGACCGCGCCTAA
- a CDS encoding PAS domain S-box protein: MASGIHVLCVDDDPDLRSVTAATLERSRSEFVVSTANSGRDGLSRLDGTGTESEPERPAIDCIVSDYEMPGMDGLEFLAAVRERDPEMPFLLFTGKGSEAIAHEAISAGVTDYLQKGTGTDQYVVLANRIENAVEKRRAERARRESERELERYRTLVETVDDPMYVLDADGRCTIINDAFCDLLGVDRDRVVGEPIAEFISREALERGAKTVYHLHESDRESDRFEFTIGVEDGAQRIGEANVTALTDDEGRFAGSTAVIRDITARKRRERELAEYERIVELAPIALFILDADATITWCNDEFADAFTEEIEALIGTPFAELIERGYYDERVIGKYTDEVRTLLSSSVDRTRAKYQVRFRPSDDEERIHDVHTKLLPLEDGAFVGTIHAIRDITRRRRYQRELERQNDRLEEFASVVSHDLRNPLNVARGTLELHAEDCPQPGESIDRIRWSLQRMDELIDRLLSLARHGQTIGKQTPVSLSTSVRRAWNAVDTANATLECAVETTIVADEGRLQALLENLFRNSVEHGSTSSPSQAQEDTGRRSASSEPSVADAPEDSVEHGSTDADSRAQQERSGVTVTVGPLETAVDDDRSVRGFYVTDDGPGFDSEPDDVFEFGYTTAEDGTGFGLAIVEGIAEAHGWAVTARNGDDGGARFEISGVDVRDDRSGST, translated from the coding sequence ATGGCATCCGGGATCCACGTCCTGTGTGTCGACGACGATCCGGACCTTCGTTCGGTAACTGCCGCCACACTCGAGCGATCCCGATCGGAGTTCGTCGTGTCGACGGCGAACTCCGGACGAGACGGGCTCTCACGACTGGACGGGACCGGGACCGAGAGCGAGCCGGAGCGCCCCGCTATCGATTGTATCGTCAGCGACTACGAGATGCCCGGAATGGACGGCCTCGAGTTCCTCGCGGCGGTTCGCGAGCGCGACCCGGAGATGCCGTTTCTCCTGTTCACCGGAAAGGGATCCGAAGCGATCGCGCACGAGGCGATTTCGGCCGGCGTCACCGACTATCTCCAGAAGGGGACGGGGACCGATCAGTACGTCGTCCTCGCGAACCGCATCGAGAACGCCGTCGAGAAACGCCGCGCGGAGCGAGCCAGACGCGAGAGCGAACGCGAACTCGAGCGGTATCGGACGCTCGTCGAAACGGTCGACGACCCCATGTACGTCCTGGACGCGGACGGACGGTGCACGATCATCAACGACGCGTTCTGCGACCTGCTCGGCGTCGATCGAGACCGCGTCGTCGGCGAACCCATCGCCGAGTTCATCTCCAGGGAGGCGCTCGAGCGCGGCGCCAAGACGGTGTATCACCTCCACGAGAGCGACCGGGAGTCCGATCGGTTCGAATTCACCATCGGCGTCGAGGACGGCGCGCAGCGCATCGGCGAGGCGAACGTGACCGCCCTCACGGACGACGAGGGGCGTTTTGCGGGCTCCACGGCAGTCATTCGAGACATCACCGCGCGAAAACGTCGGGAGCGTGAACTCGCCGAGTACGAGCGGATCGTCGAACTCGCGCCGATCGCGCTGTTCATCCTCGACGCGGACGCGACGATCACTTGGTGTAACGACGAGTTCGCCGACGCGTTCACCGAGGAGATCGAGGCCCTGATCGGGACGCCGTTTGCGGAGCTCATCGAACGGGGCTACTACGACGAGCGGGTGATCGGCAAGTACACCGACGAGGTCAGAACGCTCCTCTCCTCGTCGGTCGACCGCACCCGGGCCAAGTACCAGGTTCGATTCCGGCCGAGTGACGACGAGGAACGGATCCACGACGTCCACACCAAACTCCTCCCGCTCGAGGACGGGGCGTTCGTCGGAACGATACACGCGATCCGCGACATCACCCGGCGACGGCGCTATCAGCGGGAGCTCGAGCGCCAGAATGACCGCTTGGAGGAGTTCGCGAGCGTCGTTAGCCACGACCTGCGGAACCCACTGAACGTGGCGCGGGGCACGCTCGAACTCCACGCCGAGGACTGTCCGCAGCCGGGGGAGTCGATCGATCGAATCCGCTGGTCGCTCCAGCGGATGGACGAGCTGATCGACCGGCTCCTGTCGCTGGCACGCCACGGGCAAACGATCGGGAAGCAGACCCCGGTCTCGCTCTCGACCAGCGTCCGCAGAGCTTGGAACGCCGTCGATACCGCGAACGCCACCCTCGAGTGCGCCGTCGAGACCACGATCGTCGCCGACGAGGGCCGCCTGCAAGCGCTGCTCGAGAACCTGTTTCGGAACAGTGTCGAGCATGGCTCGACAAGCTCTCCTTCACAGGCTCAGGAGGACACCGGAAGACGCTCCGCGTCTTCCGAGCCCTCGGTCGCTGATGCTCCCGAGGACAGCGTGGAACACGGTTCCACGGACGCCGACTCGAGGGCCCAGCAGGAGCGATCCGGCGTCACCGTTACCGTCGGTCCCCTCGAGACCGCCGTCGATGACGATCGGTCGGTACGGGGGTTCTACGTCACCGACGACGGGCCGGGGTTCGACTCGGAGCCCGACGACGTGTTCGAGTTCGGCTACACTACCGCCGAGGACGGCACCGGGTTCGGGCTGGCGATCGTCGAGGGGATCGCCGAGGCCCACGGTTGGGCCGTGACCGCGCGAAACGGCGATGACGGCGGCGCGCGCTTCGAGATCAGCGGCGTCGACGTTCGCGATGATCGGTCGGGGTCGACGTAA
- a CDS encoding helix-turn-helix transcriptional regulator, whose translation MRLSTAVALTLSVLLAALTVGTVAIAPATAATSTADESAALSTSQSRLAATTLESSVQDADQEYEPDRADTRQVIRLNVTENGDVRWTLESRFRLSENETDQFEQYAESVSNSGVGYDANKYEQARILAERSTGREMSFENESWNDPRIESRNGQKLGIISYSFTWTNFAVVDGQQIRFGDAFVTDNGVWLQSLKDGQRLVVESPPNYGFDAAPTGIENGTVVYEGPKSFTEGDFEMEFFRTDSPGGSGGTPSESKSLRESIFTAEGIAAAFGGFVLVIVGTALLISRYQRSEWPFDVASSADEFPAGSARPRSTDGSGTTAVAPAAGQSGIEHEFDEREAVDASPDRNSDDAVDEELLSDDERVRRLLEQNGGRMKQATIVKETGWSDAKVSQLLSEMDDDDRIRKLRIGRENLITLPDIDPTEID comes from the coding sequence ATGCGGTTATCAACCGCTGTTGCCCTCACCCTATCCGTCCTCCTCGCCGCGCTCACCGTCGGTACGGTCGCCATCGCTCCCGCGACGGCCGCGACGTCGACCGCGGACGAGTCCGCCGCGCTTTCTACTTCCCAATCGCGGCTCGCTGCTACCACCCTCGAGTCGTCGGTTCAAGACGCCGATCAGGAATATGAACCGGATCGAGCCGACACCAGACAGGTGATCCGTCTCAACGTGACCGAAAACGGCGACGTTCGCTGGACACTCGAGAGTCGCTTCCGACTCTCGGAAAACGAAACCGACCAGTTCGAGCAGTACGCTGAGTCCGTTTCAAACAGCGGCGTCGGCTACGACGCAAATAAGTACGAGCAGGCGCGCATCCTCGCCGAGCGCTCGACCGGCCGCGAGATGTCCTTCGAGAACGAAAGCTGGAACGACCCGCGGATCGAATCCCGCAACGGTCAGAAATTGGGGATCATCTCCTACTCGTTTACGTGGACGAACTTCGCCGTCGTCGACGGCCAGCAAATCCGCTTTGGCGACGCGTTCGTGACCGACAACGGCGTCTGGCTCCAATCGCTCAAGGACGGGCAGCGATTGGTAGTCGAGTCACCGCCGAACTACGGCTTCGACGCCGCACCGACAGGGATCGAGAACGGGACCGTCGTTTACGAGGGGCCGAAGAGCTTCACCGAGGGGGACTTCGAGATGGAGTTCTTCCGTACCGATTCACCGGGTGGATCCGGCGGGACGCCGTCCGAGTCCAAATCCCTCCGTGAGTCGATCTTCACGGCGGAGGGCATCGCCGCTGCGTTCGGCGGCTTCGTTCTGGTTATCGTGGGAACAGCGCTGCTTATCAGTCGTTACCAGCGGTCGGAATGGCCGTTCGACGTCGCGTCGTCTGCCGACGAGTTCCCGGCCGGCTCCGCCCGGCCCCGATCGACCGACGGGTCGGGAACGACTGCCGTCGCACCGGCGGCTGGTCAGTCGGGTATCGAACACGAGTTCGACGAGAGGGAGGCGGTCGACGCCAGTCCCGACAGGAATTCGGACGACGCGGTCGACGAGGAACTGCTGAGCGACGACGAACGGGTCCGACGACTGCTCGAGCAAAACGGCGGCCGGATGAAACAGGCGACGATCGTCAAGGAGACTGGCTGGTCCGACGCAAAGGTTTCGCAACTCCTTTCGGAGATGGACGACGACGACCGGATTCGGAAGCTTCGAATCGGCCGCGAGAACCTCATCACCCTCCCGGACATCGATCCGACCGAGATTGATTAA